A stretch of the Patescibacteria group bacterium genome encodes the following:
- a CDS encoding glycosyltransferase produces the protein MIKYSFIIPVKAINDYVREAISKILAIKRDDYEIIVYPDQTNDEQWEKTRQIACLGGPAIKRTRSITDASGEILIFIDDDAFPAENYLEILDEDFKDEKIKAAGGPAITPPDDGFWQKVSGAVFLSFYSGGNPERYISRGGKVFVADWPSVNFTIRKAVFAELGGFASEFWPGEDTKLCHDLNKKYPQSIVYDPALIVYHHRRSGLREHLRQTGAYGLHRGYFVKHYPETSFKLKYFLPALFLLFAVFGAVLSLADIPFSAIYLLGWLIYVLVLFKSISDIRHHEKNSLIILNAVYYIFLTHLVYGFYFIKGLVFTRNLKSKLR, from the coding sequence ATGATCAAATACAGTTTTATCATTCCGGTCAAGGCGATCAATGATTATGTCCGCGAAGCCATCTCTAAAATCTTGGCGATCAAGCGCGATGATTATGAAATAATCGTTTATCCTGACCAGACGAATGATGAACAATGGGAGAAGACCAGGCAGATCGCTTGCTTGGGCGGCCCGGCGATAAAGCGAACGCGGTCGATCACGGATGCGTCAGGAGAAATCTTGATCTTTATCGACGATGACGCTTTTCCGGCGGAAAATTATTTGGAAATTTTGGACGAGGATTTTAAAGATGAAAAAATAAAAGCGGCCGGCGGTCCGGCCATCACTCCGCCCGACGACGGTTTTTGGCAGAAAGTTTCCGGCGCGGTTTTTTTGAGTTTTTATTCCGGCGGCAATCCGGAAAGATATATATCCCGCGGCGGCAAAGTTTTTGTCGCTGATTGGCCGAGCGTTAATTTTACGATCCGCAAAGCGGTTTTTGCCGAGTTGGGCGGTTTTGCCAGCGAATTCTGGCCGGGGGAGGATACCAAGCTTTGCCATGATTTAAATAAAAAATATCCGCAAAGCATCGTTTATGATCCGGCTCTGATCGTTTATCATCATCGCCGCTCCGGCCTCAGGGAGCATCTCCGGCAAACCGGCGCTTACGGTTTGCACCGCGGCTATTTCGTCAAACATTATCCGGAAACTTCTTTCAAGTTAAAATATTTTTTGCCCGCGCTCTTTTTGCTTTTTGCCGTTTTTGGCGCGGTTTTAAGCTTAGCCGATATCCCTTTTTCCGCCATTTATTTATTGGGCTGGCTGATTTACGTTTTAGTTTTATTCAAATCTATCTCCGACATCCGCCATCATGAAAAAAATTCGTTGATTATCCTAAATGCGGTCTATTATATTTTTTTAACCCACCTTGTTTACGGATTTTATTTTATCAAAGGACTGGTCTTTACCCGCAACCTGAAAAGCAAACTGCGATAA